A portion of the Bdellovibrionales bacterium genome contains these proteins:
- a CDS encoding DEAD/DEAH box helicase: protein MLFNAQDIARLFDARDRVRGHTYQTQGHVKDVQLDTQGARLSALVQGTANSPYRVDIEIGKRGGRATIQSYCSCPVGYMCKHGAATLFEAIAQDSRKHERIGDFTLAGRKGAAAALSTQTLGWLKNLKAGENNASLQDSRLIYILAQDEKGGGSLIVTPYSQHKLRDGGWSGKKNVGYGQATMMRQQGSLYHEQDKGIFLLLKDHYGSQLPHIAWSFDTDGDYVDFIVTRILSTGRAFLDHENTSPLIRGKDEEGHLSWTLLPDMRQRPTIAPAGRDLTPLFLPSPWYVNVANGAMGRLVCREEAQIVARFLKAPPITQNETPAVRKAMKEIDAPLPAPFKIRDMKDKLETPSAHLNLVQTPKGEQTARLSFTYGEEGTASTLTPTHYTAVKDDEIRLYKRNGAAEKKLLKKLEQHHLMPAPHPLGDFASAQPSLLLPDETASPWFWLDIRHTGRALLEAEGFVISDNAPQPAIILEPDSEDIDASFEQTGDWWFSMDLGITIGGERIPLLPILVAMIKKLNAHADIDRLTEGGKCYAPLPDGRMIALPADRIRTILKTLVELFDDKALNKDGTLRVSMDLTAAFLKLEAITSKRWLGEGGLRKLIEKLGNFEGIKKRALPKKLDATLRPYQIDGYNWLHFLGEYGLSGILADDMGLGKTIQTLAYIQSLKESKKLEDPCLIVMPTSLIANWQAEAAKFTPSLKVLTLHGKERFTRFSKTEHYDVVLTTYPLLPRDSEKLAGQKWSLLILDEAQAIKNPAAKMTQAACSLKAKQRICLTGTPVENHLGEAWSIFTFLMPGLLGDHKKFTKHYRAPIEKDGDNDRKNLFARRLRPFVLRRLKSEVEKDLPPKTEIIRHVTLADDQRDLYEAVRHVMNDKVRDEIAAKGLARSQIVILDALLKLRQTCCDPRLVKLEAARKVKSSAKLDELMEMIPTLIEEGRKILLFSQFTSMLDLIKLEVEKLDIPYVELRGTTKDRATPVKRFQAGEVPLFLISLKAGGTGLNLTAADTVIHYDPWWNPSVENQATDRAHRIGQTKHVFVYKMIAEGTVEERIVELQGRKAGLAAALFGDKPAAAASLTQDDIKWLMGG from the coding sequence GTGCTTTTTAATGCGCAGGATATTGCAAGGCTGTTTGATGCACGTGATCGCGTGCGCGGTCACACCTATCAAACCCAAGGCCACGTCAAAGACGTTCAGCTTGACACTCAAGGCGCGCGGCTCAGTGCCCTTGTTCAAGGCACGGCGAACTCGCCCTATCGCGTCGATATCGAAATCGGCAAACGGGGTGGCCGCGCAACAATCCAAAGCTATTGCTCGTGCCCTGTCGGTTATATGTGCAAGCACGGCGCGGCGACGCTTTTTGAAGCCATTGCGCAGGATAGTCGCAAGCACGAACGCATCGGCGATTTTACCTTGGCCGGTCGCAAGGGCGCGGCCGCTGCGCTATCAACGCAAACGCTTGGCTGGCTTAAAAATCTGAAGGCAGGTGAAAACAACGCCTCCCTTCAAGACAGCCGCCTCATCTATATTCTTGCACAGGACGAAAAAGGGGGCGGTAGCCTTATCGTAACACCTTACTCTCAGCACAAGCTGCGCGACGGTGGGTGGAGCGGTAAGAAAAATGTTGGTTATGGACAAGCCACGATGATGCGTCAGCAAGGCAGCCTTTATCATGAGCAAGACAAGGGCATCTTTCTTCTTTTAAAAGACCATTATGGGAGTCAGTTGCCCCATATAGCGTGGTCGTTTGATACCGATGGCGATTATGTTGATTTTATCGTAACCCGTATTTTAAGCACGGGTCGCGCCTTTCTGGATCATGAAAACACCTCGCCGCTTATAAGGGGCAAAGACGAAGAAGGTCATCTGTCATGGACGCTTTTGCCCGACATGCGGCAACGCCCGACCATCGCCCCTGCTGGGCGTGATTTGACGCCCCTTTTCCTGCCTAGCCCGTGGTATGTCAACGTGGCCAATGGCGCGATGGGTCGGCTTGTCTGCCGTGAAGAAGCGCAGATCGTAGCGCGTTTTCTTAAAGCGCCGCCCATCACACAAAATGAAACGCCCGCGGTACGCAAGGCCATGAAGGAAATTGACGCGCCTTTACCCGCGCCCTTTAAAATCCGCGACATGAAAGACAAGCTTGAGACTCCGTCCGCGCATCTGAACCTAGTGCAAACACCCAAGGGTGAGCAAACGGCTAGGCTTTCCTTTACCTATGGTGAGGAAGGGACGGCCTCTACCCTTACGCCAACACATTATACAGCGGTCAAGGACGATGAAATTCGCCTCTATAAACGTAATGGGGCGGCAGAGAAAAAACTTCTAAAGAAGCTTGAGCAGCATCATCTGATGCCCGCCCCCCATCCGTTGGGCGATTTTGCCTCCGCGCAGCCTTCCCTTCTCTTGCCCGATGAAACGGCCTCACCTTGGTTTTGGCTGGATATACGTCACACGGGTCGCGCATTGCTTGAGGCCGAAGGCTTTGTGATCAGCGACAACGCGCCGCAGCCCGCCATCATCCTTGAGCCGGATAGCGAGGACATCGACGCGTCGTTTGAGCAAACGGGCGATTGGTGGTTTTCGATGGATCTGGGCATTACAATAGGGGGGGAGCGCATCCCCCTTTTGCCCATCCTTGTCGCCATGATCAAGAAGCTGAACGCGCACGCCGATATTGATCGTCTGACCGAAGGCGGCAAATGCTATGCGCCACTGCCCGATGGTCGCATGATCGCGCTGCCTGCGGATCGTATCCGCACGATTTTGAAAACACTGGTTGAGCTGTTCGACGACAAAGCGCTGAACAAAGACGGCACGCTGCGCGTGTCGATGGATCTGACCGCTGCGTTCTTGAAGTTAGAGGCAATCACCAGCAAGCGTTGGCTTGGCGAAGGCGGCCTTCGCAAGTTGATTGAAAAACTGGGCAACTTTGAAGGCATCAAAAAACGCGCGTTACCTAAAAAGCTGGATGCCACGCTGCGGCCCTATCAAATCGATGGCTACAACTGGCTGCACTTTCTTGGCGAATACGGGCTGTCCGGCATTCTGGCCGACGATATGGGACTGGGTAAAACCATCCAGACCCTCGCCTATATCCAGTCGCTTAAAGAATCCAAAAAGCTTGAAGATCCTTGCCTGATTGTCATGCCGACCAGCCTAATTGCCAACTGGCAGGCGGAGGCGGCCAAGTTCACGCCCTCCCTTAAAGTCCTGACCCTTCATGGCAAAGAGCGCTTCACCCGATTTAGTAAGACCGAACACTATGATGTTGTTCTGACAACTTATCCTTTGCTGCCGCGTGACAGCGAAAAGCTGGCGGGGCAGAAATGGAGTCTTCTGATCCTTGACGAGGCGCAGGCCATCAAGAACCCAGCGGCTAAGATGACTCAGGCGGCTTGTTCCCTGAAAGCCAAGCAAAGGATTTGCCTGACGGGTACGCCTGTCGAAAACCATTTGGGCGAGGCGTGGTCTATCTTCACCTTCCTGATGCCGGGTCTTTTGGGCGATCATAAAAAGTTCACCAAGCATTATCGCGCACCGATTGAAAAAGACGGTGATAATGATCGCAAGAATCTTTTCGCGCGGCGCTTGCGGCCTTTCGTTCTGCGCCGCCTGAAATCCGAAGTTGAAAAAGACCTGCCGCCCAAGACAGAGATTATCCGTCACGTCACGCTGGCCGACGATCAGCGCGACCTGTACGAAGCCGTGCGTCACGTCATGAACGACAAGGTGCGCGATGAAATCGCAGCCAAAGGCCTTGCGCGAAGCCAGATTGTTATTTTGGACGCGCTGCTAAAGCTTCGCCAGACGTGCTGCGATCCGCGCCTTGTCAAGCTAGAGGCTGCGCGGAAGGTGAAATCCTCCGCCAAGCTGGATGAGCTGATGGAGATGATACCTACCCTTATCGAAGAAGGCCGCAAGATTCTCCTTTTTTCGCAATTCACCTCGATGCTCGATCTGATCAAGCTAGAGGTCGAGAAGCTGGACATTCCCTATGTTGAGCTTCGCGGCACGACCAAAGATCGCGCCACGCCCGTCAAACGTTTTCAAGCTGGAGAGGTTCCCTTGTTCCTTATCAGCCTTAAGGCTGGCGGCACGGGACTCAACCTGACGGCGGCGGATACTGTCATTCATTATGATCCATGGTGGAACCCTTCCGTGGAAAATCAGGCTACGGATCGCGCCCATCGCATCGGCCAGACGAAGCACGTCTTTGTATACAAGATGATCGCGGAAGGCACTGTGGAGGAGCGTATAGTGGAGCTTCAAGGCCGCAAGGCTGGCCTTGCCGCCGCGCTGTTTGGTGATAAACCCGCTGCTGCCGCTTCCCTTACCCAAGACGATATCAAGTGGTTAATGGGGGGGTAA
- the trpS gene encoding tryptophan--tRNA ligase: MKRIFSGMQPTGNLHLGNYLGALKNWVKLQDDYECFYCVVDLHAITLPQDPEALRKATREVACAYMASGIDTNKSSLIVQSMMPAHTELAWILGTKVPLGWLNRMTQFKDKAGKDQGKQLLGLYSYPVLMAADILAYKATHVPVGEDQKQHVELTRDIAIAFNNTYGDTFPIPEPLIMGEATRIMSLRDGKMKMSKSDESDYSRINMTDDADTIMLKIRKAKTDPEPLPETAKEMAERPEANNLVTIYASLADTTVAEVLKTHAGAQFSTFKKDLADLAISKLVPITNRMRELMADQAEIDAILAKGADKANDLTQKHLRDVKDRVGFL, encoded by the coding sequence ATGAAACGCATTTTCTCTGGCATGCAGCCTACGGGCAATCTTCACCTTGGCAACTATCTTGGCGCTTTGAAAAACTGGGTCAAGCTACAAGACGACTATGAGTGTTTTTACTGCGTCGTCGATTTGCACGCGATCACGCTACCGCAAGACCCTGAAGCTTTACGCAAAGCAACGCGTGAAGTCGCGTGTGCCTATATGGCATCGGGCATCGACACAAACAAAAGCTCACTGATCGTCCAAAGCATGATGCCCGCGCATACTGAGCTGGCATGGATTTTGGGCACGAAGGTTCCGCTTGGCTGGTTGAACCGCATGACGCAATTCAAGGACAAGGCGGGCAAGGATCAAGGCAAGCAACTGTTGGGCCTTTACAGCTATCCGGTTTTGATGGCGGCTGACATTCTGGCCTATAAGGCGACGCACGTCCCTGTCGGCGAGGATCAAAAGCAGCATGTTGAGCTAACGCGCGATATCGCGATTGCCTTTAACAACACCTATGGCGACACCTTCCCCATTCCTGAACCGTTGATCATGGGCGAGGCGACGCGCATCATGTCGCTACGCGATGGCAAGATGAAGATGAGCAAGTCGGACGAATCCGATTACTCGCGCATCAACATGACGGACGATGCCGACACGATCATGCTGAAAATCCGCAAGGCGAAGACCGACCCTGAACCTCTGCCGGAAACGGCCAAGGAGATGGCGGAAAGGCCAGAGGCCAATAACCTTGTGACCATTTATGCCTCATTGGCGGACACAACAGTGGCCGAGGTTCTAAAAACCCACGCGGGGGCACAGTTTTCGACCTTTAAGAAAGATTTGGCTGATCTGGCGATCTCTAAGCTAGTTCCCATCACAAACCGCATGCGTGAGCTGATGGCCGATCAAGCTGAAATCGACGCGATTCTTGCCAAAGGGGCGGACAAAGCCAATGACCTCACCCAAAAGCACCTGCGCGATGTCAAAGATCGGGTCGGATTTTTGTAA
- the murJ gene encoding murein biosynthesis integral membrane protein MurJ — protein sequence MSFARALVTVSGFTMLSRVAGFVRDTLTAMFLGAGTEADAFFVAQRIPNLFRSLFAEGAFSAAFVPLYTAEKERHGDEAAKLFAGEALALMIALLVPFTILIMLLMPWALRLIAPGFHDEPIKFALAVKYSTITFPYLLLISITALQSGVLNAHGRFGPGAAAPIMLNIVMISALLFSSFFSWNVAEALSWGMVISGAAQALWLAISCRNARINIPLMWPHLSEAGRKLFKNIGPGAVGAGATQINLLLTTILASMLPTGAVSYLYYADRLNQLPLGIIGVAVATTLLPILSKHETNGDSGAIRHTISRAIEFSFVLGLPSAVGLGLAAGPIVQTLFEHGAFTHLDTVETAATLSAYSLCIPAFLLAKIFASRFFSYQDTKTPVQIAIVCMVANVTLAVLLMNWLEHVGMALATSAATWLNVILLYRKLQKRGESLADETLKKRLPRLFISAGGMSVLTFLTCRWTAFLFDSTPLLSKMGGLLLIMGLSSVFYAVLLHITGAMQLGEILTRFKGAPAQKGKSDV from the coding sequence ATGAGCTTTGCCCGCGCCCTTGTCACTGTCAGTGGTTTTACGATGCTAAGCCGCGTCGCGGGCTTTGTTCGTGATACGCTGACAGCCATGTTTTTAGGGGCAGGGACAGAGGCCGACGCGTTCTTTGTTGCGCAGCGTATCCCCAACCTGTTCCGCAGCCTGTTTGCTGAGGGCGCTTTCTCGGCCGCCTTTGTCCCGCTTTACACGGCAGAGAAAGAGCGTCACGGCGATGAAGCTGCCAAGCTTTTTGCAGGTGAGGCTCTGGCGCTTATGATCGCGCTGCTGGTTCCCTTTACGATCCTCATCATGCTGTTGATGCCATGGGCGCTCCGCTTGATCGCGCCGGGCTTTCATGATGAGCCGATTAAATTCGCGCTAGCCGTGAAATACAGCACCATCACTTTTCCCTATCTGCTTTTGATCTCCATTACCGCCTTGCAAAGCGGCGTTTTGAACGCGCATGGCCGTTTTGGCCCCGGAGCCGCCGCGCCCATTATGCTCAACATCGTGATGATTTCCGCCCTCCTTTTCAGCAGTTTTTTTAGCTGGAACGTGGCCGAGGCTTTATCTTGGGGCATGGTGATTTCTGGCGCGGCGCAGGCGCTCTGGCTTGCGATCAGTTGCCGTAATGCACGGATTAACATTCCCCTTATGTGGCCGCATCTGTCTGAGGCGGGTCGCAAATTGTTCAAGAACATCGGCCCAGGAGCGGTAGGTGCAGGCGCAACGCAGATCAATTTGCTGCTGACCACCATTTTGGCTTCCATGCTGCCGACGGGCGCGGTGTCGTACCTCTATTATGCGGATCGGCTCAACCAATTGCCGCTTGGCATCATTGGTGTGGCCGTCGCCACAACCCTTTTGCCCATCCTGTCAAAGCATGAAACGAACGGCGATAGCGGCGCGATCCGCCACACCATCAGCCGCGCGATTGAATTTAGCTTTGTTCTTGGCCTTCCTTCGGCTGTTGGCCTTGGCCTTGCTGCGGGGCCAATTGTCCAGACGCTCTTTGAGCATGGCGCGTTTACGCATCTAGACACGGTTGAGACGGCGGCGACCCTTTCGGCCTATAGCCTTTGCATTCCCGCCTTTCTGCTGGCTAAGATTTTCGCCTCGCGCTTTTTCTCCTACCAAGACACAAAGACCCCCGTTCAAATCGCCATTGTGTGCATGGTGGCGAATGTCACCCTCGCGGTTCTTCTGATGAACTGGCTTGAGCATGTTGGCATGGCATTGGCGACAAGCGCCGCCACGTGGCTTAACGTCATCCTCCTTTACAGAAAGCTGCAAAAGCGCGGTGAGAGCCTTGCCGATGAAACGCTGAAAAAGCGCCTACCGCGCCTTTTCATAAGCGCAGGCGGCATGAGTGTCCTGACCTTTTTAACCTGCCGCTGGACGGCGTTTTTATTCGATTCCACGCCTCTTTTAAGCAAAATGGGGGGGCTTCTCCTTATAATGGGGCTTTCGTCCGTCTTCTATGCTGTGCTATTACATATAACGGGCGCAATGCAACTAGGAGAGATCCTGACGCGTTTCAAAGGCGCGCCAGCACAAAAAGGCAAGAGCGATGTTTAG